A region of the Corynebacterium faecale genome:
TTCCCAGAGATTAAAACCATCGGTGGGTGGCGACCAGTCGATGCCTTCCCCGATCACCCCAGTGGCCGTGCTGTCGATGTCATGATCCCCAATTGGGAAACCAGCGCAGGCCAGGAATTAGGCACACGGGTAAAAGACTGGATCTGGGCCAACCGGGAGGCGTTCAATGTTGAGTACATGATCTGGCAGCAGACCTATATCCCCAGCTCGGGCACGGCAAATGTCATGGAAGATCGTGGCAGCCCCACCCAAAACCACTACGATCACGTGCACATCACCACCGTGGGCGGGGGATACCCAGACGGCAGCACACCCATTACTGCCCCTACTGGCCTGAGTTCAGGTGGCGGCAGCTACTCGGTCAACCCGGATTGTAACGGCGTGGGCGGAGTCGGCACTGACGCAGAACTACTGGAGGGTGTCATCCCAGAAGAATTCTCCCGGTGGTTTGCTCGCGGTGGCCAGGTCTGTGAGGGCGTGGACGCGCCACTGCTGGCCGCACAGATGGGCCAGGAGAGCAACTTCACGGCCAATCAGGTATCCGGTGCTGGTGCCATGGGCTTTTCCCAGTTCATGCCGGGGACGTGGGCAAAATACGGCTATAAGGTAGATGAAAACGGTAATAAGGTCGGCGCTGCGGGATCAGGTGATCCCAACAACATCGGTGATGCGGTGATGGCACAGGCAGATTACATGTGTGAGCTGCAAACGCTTCTGGCTCCTGCACTAGCATCAGGCCAGATTCAGGGTGACCTGACCTCCCTGACACTGGCTGCATACAACGCCGGGCCTGGTGCGGTACTCGATCATGGCGGCATCCCTCCCTATGCCGAGACACAAGCTTATGTCCCCAAGATTCTCGAAGCTCGGGAATCCTACGCAAAGAGGTAAATAAAAATGTCTATGAAGCAAGTGTGGATCGTGTTAAGCGGCCTGGTCGCTGTGTCGGCCGTCCTGGTGATCTGGTCGATGACGCGCGATAGTGGCCCAGTGGATTCACACTCCACTGCACAATCGACGTCACTGACTACTCCCACCCCTGTGCAGCCTGCCCATGACGCCACTGACCACATCACCGAAGATCCTTACGCACCCAATGAGCGCATTGAGCACACGGCAGAACGGGTGATTGCGGAAATGTATTCCTTTTCCCCTGCCGAGGATTCCTCGCCTCGGGACGCTATGGTGCGTGGACAGCGCTATATGACTGGTGACCTGCTCGATGCCTCGGAACGTGATGTGGAAGAACAGCGACTGTCCGCGTCCTGGACTGGGTGGGCAGAATCCGGTGATTACGTCACCACAGCCACCACAGCCACCACCACTGAGATGATGAGTCCCACTGAGGGCACTGTGGAGGTCACCGGACGGCAAACAGTCATGGGGCGCTCCTCGATGATCCCGCTGGCCCCGTTTACCGCCCAAGTCCATCTCGTCCTGGTCGATGACGTGTGGTTAGCCGATGGGTTTGAGATCATCGACGGTGCCCCCACCGTGTAACGGTCATAAAAACAGCCCCAGTTCTAAAAGAACTGGGGCTGTTGTGTTTCTACAGCTTCCATTTTCGGATGTTCGCGGATTGTGGGGCTTGTTGTACTTCTGGGTTGTCTTTGAAACCGAGCGTGCCTACTATTTAGTGACCCCCGCTTATGGGAGATCCGCCATCTGAGTTACTGCTTCTCACTTCGGTGAGGTTGGCCGTGAGATTGTCAGAATCTTTCGTCAAGATCCTTTTCATAGGCGGGGTTCTTAGCTCTCTACTGAATGTGGAGGGCTTATTTTTATCTCCTGCTCCCGGCCGGCGTTATGGAGATAGCAGTGGCTTAGTTATTTCAGGGACAAGGTGGCGTAGCCGCCGCGTCAGTCATTTTTAAGCTTTGATGTGGTTGCGGTAAGGAGAATGACCCACTCTCATATTGAACTAGCGGATACTTACATAGTGGAGTCTTTTAAACACTAAATATGCAGGTCAAAGAGATTTTTAGTAAATTTAATGTGGTTAAATATACGCACTTTTGTGTGTGAATATACGCACTTTTGTGTGTGAATATACGCATCTGTGTGGTCAAATATACGCACTCCGCTTTCCCGTGTGGTCAAATATACGCACTGTCACCTGGGGAAATGTTTTCATCTTCGTTTTCTGATTTTCCCGTGTGGTCAAATATACGCACTGCTTTTAGCGGCCTTATATCGTCTTTTGACCTGGGGAAATGCTCATAGCTAACACCGATTGGAGGGTATCTGTGTGGTCAAATATACGCACTCCATTTTCCCGTGTGGACAAAGATACGCACTGCTTTTAGCGGCCTTATATCGTCT
Encoded here:
- a CDS encoding peptidoglycan DD-metalloendopeptidase family protein yields the protein MKNKGAIAVVAIVALVLGLVMFVALMFTDEDMVCEPLDGTGTGVPAGSYAMPESVPPASLTSGFGPRWGSMHEGADIAGGAGTPIYAFANGVVVNAGPAAGFGNWIVIDHMSAEGEKFSTVYGHMFAEDLMVSVGQTVRAGQQIAREGYAGSVQPPGPGGSHLHFEVHPGGYRNPADPTPWLDQAVNVGAAGDTTVTVPDGNTDFGAGDELPPLPPSVGSEDNYQIDSIRLSRAIHQQFPEIKTIGGWRPVDAFPDHPSGRAVDVMIPNWETSAGQELGTRVKDWIWANREAFNVEYMIWQQTYIPSSGTANVMEDRGSPTQNHYDHVHITTVGGGYPDGSTPITAPTGLSSGGGSYSVNPDCNGVGGVGTDAELLEGVIPEEFSRWFARGGQVCEGVDAPLLAAQMGQESNFTANQVSGAGAMGFSQFMPGTWAKYGYKVDENGNKVGAAGSGDPNNIGDAVMAQADYMCELQTLLAPALASGQIQGDLTSLTLAAYNAGPGAVLDHGGIPPYAETQAYVPKILEARESYAKR